From the genome of Actinacidiphila yeochonensis CN732, one region includes:
- a CDS encoding adenylate/guanylate cyclase domain-containing protein yields the protein MDNDRPPPHEPSTPGAEPAAGPGRPPAGDLGVPSERDADRRSGTGARAAKPPAEAGGDSEQQPEASAHEADADQTPEPRPGNARDGGSAPEADAGDEFAEASDAEGEPAEGEEGAGDSGEHPLALRLEQLILGAPRRYTPFQAARTAGVSMDLASRFWRAMGFADIGQAKALTEADVLALRRLAGLVEAGLLSESMAIQVARSTGQTTARLADWQTDSFLEGLTEPPEPGMTRAEVAYPLVELLLPELEEFLIYVWRRQVAAATSRVVQSDDEEAVDRRLAVGFADLVGFTRLTRRLEEEELGELVEAFETTAADQVAAYGGRLIKTLGDEVLFVADDPGTAAEIGIRLIETMTGDETMPALRVGMAFGTVTTRMGDVFGTTVNLASRLTSIAPRDAVLVDGDFAEALGEAGEAPLSEADVAADPGEKYRFALQPMWRRPVRGLGVVEPWLLTRRNVR from the coding sequence GTGGACAACGACAGGCCCCCGCCGCACGAGCCGTCCACCCCGGGTGCGGAGCCCGCGGCGGGCCCCGGACGGCCCCCTGCGGGCGACCTTGGCGTACCTTCCGAGAGAGACGCCGACCGGCGTTCCGGAACGGGCGCCCGGGCGGCGAAGCCTCCGGCAGAAGCCGGTGGCGACTCGGAACAGCAGCCCGAGGCGTCCGCTCACGAGGCCGACGCCGATCAGACCCCGGAGCCGCGTCCGGGGAACGCACGGGATGGCGGTTCCGCCCCGGAGGCCGACGCCGGGGACGAGTTCGCCGAGGCGTCGGACGCCGAGGGCGAGCCGGCCGAGGGCGAGGAGGGCGCGGGGGATTCCGGCGAGCATCCGCTGGCGCTGCGGCTGGAGCAGCTCATCCTGGGCGCGCCCCGCCGCTACACCCCCTTCCAGGCCGCCCGCACCGCGGGTGTGTCCATGGACCTGGCCTCCCGTTTCTGGCGGGCGATGGGCTTCGCCGACATCGGCCAGGCCAAGGCGCTGACCGAGGCGGACGTCCTCGCTCTGCGGCGGCTGGCCGGCCTGGTGGAGGCCGGGCTGCTCAGCGAGTCGATGGCGATCCAGGTGGCCCGGTCCACCGGTCAGACCACTGCCCGGCTGGCCGACTGGCAGACCGACTCCTTCCTTGAGGGCCTGACCGAGCCGCCCGAGCCCGGTATGACCCGCGCCGAGGTTGCCTACCCGCTCGTCGAGCTGCTGCTGCCGGAGCTCGAGGAGTTCCTGATCTACGTGTGGCGCCGCCAGGTCGCGGCCGCCACCAGCCGGGTGGTGCAGTCCGACGACGAGGAGGCCGTGGACCGGCGGCTCGCCGTGGGCTTCGCGGACCTGGTGGGCTTCACCCGGCTGACCCGGCGCCTTGAGGAGGAGGAGCTCGGCGAACTCGTCGAGGCCTTCGAGACCACTGCGGCCGACCAGGTCGCCGCGTACGGGGGCCGGCTGATCAAGACGCTCGGCGACGAGGTGCTCTTCGTGGCCGACGACCCCGGAACAGCCGCCGAGATCGGCATACGGCTGATCGAGACGATGACCGGTGACGAGACGATGCCGGCCCTGCGCGTCGGCATGGCCTTCGGCACGGTCACCACCCGGATGGGCGATGTCTTCGGGACGACCGTCAACCTCGCCTCGCGGCTGACCTCCATAGCCCCGCGCGACGCCGTACTGGTGGACGGCGATTTCGCGGAGGCGCTGGGCGAGGCGGGCGAGGCACCGCTTTCCGAGGCGGATGTGGCGGCGGATCCAGGGGAGAAGTACCGCTTCGCGCTTCAGCCGATGTGGCGCCGGCCGGTGCGTGGCCTCGGCGTCGTGGAGCCGTGGCTGCTCACCCGGCGGAACGTTCGCTGA
- a CDS encoding enoyl-CoA hydratase-related protein produces MNERRFGEYVVVRRHGERVAELELDRPEAMNAVSSRMAEALAEACAALAGDGSVSAVVLSSSRERAFCAGADLKERNALSDLELQRQRPLARSAYTSVLELPVPAVAAVAGFALGGGYELALSCDVIVADETAVVGLPEVSVGVIPGGGGTQLLPRRVGAARAAELVFTARRVAAAEALELGMVDQLVPAGSARTEALSLAGRIAANSPVGLRAAKRALRLGHGLDLRTGLEVEDAAWRTVAFSADRAEGVAAFNEKRAPVWPGL; encoded by the coding sequence ATGAACGAGCGGCGGTTCGGGGAGTACGTGGTCGTCAGGCGGCACGGCGAGCGGGTCGCCGAGCTGGAGCTCGACCGGCCGGAGGCGATGAACGCGGTCTCCTCGCGTATGGCGGAGGCCCTGGCGGAGGCTTGCGCGGCGCTGGCCGGGGACGGTTCGGTGAGCGCGGTGGTCCTCTCCTCCTCACGGGAGCGGGCGTTCTGCGCGGGCGCGGACCTGAAGGAGCGGAACGCGCTGAGTGACCTGGAGCTCCAGCGGCAGCGCCCCCTGGCCCGCTCCGCCTACACGTCCGTGCTGGAGCTGCCGGTGCCGGCGGTCGCGGCAGTGGCCGGGTTCGCTCTCGGCGGCGGCTACGAGCTGGCCCTGTCCTGCGATGTGATCGTGGCCGACGAGACCGCGGTGGTGGGCCTGCCCGAGGTCTCCGTGGGGGTGATCCCGGGCGGCGGCGGTACGCAGCTCCTGCCCCGGCGGGTGGGGGCCGCGCGCGCCGCCGAACTGGTCTTCACCGCCCGCCGGGTCGCCGCGGCGGAGGCCCTGGAGCTGGGCATGGTCGACCAACTCGTCCCGGCCGGATCGGCCCGGACGGAGGCGCTGTCGCTGGCCGGCCGGATAGCGGCGAACTCCCCGGTGGGCCTGCGTGCGGCCAAGCGGGCGCTGCGGCTGGGCCACGGGCTTGACCTGCGTACGGGGCTGGAGGTGGAGGACGCCGCCTGGCGCACGGTCGCGTTCTCGGCGGACCGGGCGGAAGGGGTGGCCGCGTTCAACGAGAAGCGCGCGCCGGTCTGGCCCGGCCTCTGA
- a CDS encoding diguanylate cyclase domain-containing protein yields the protein MVEGTADLRLRAVVELAQALAAAQTPRAAARAGARRARLAMAGSFAAISAWERETGRLRVLVNDGDLAPGEEPEPDDESYSVHDFPEIAEFLHGTWAGGGEPHAWVENSVDNGGSPGGGSWGRAAALRRRGRGSCVVAPVLLHGRAWGELYIARRIGERPFDRADADFATVLAALVSSGIAQTERLAEVQRLAFTDQLTGLGNRRAVDARLDEALERHREHGTVVTLVVCDLNGLKKVNDRFGHAVGDRLLERFGSLLSLCGATLPGSLAARLGGDEFCLLAVGLDPDEVVRAAEELCARAAELEVGEGVACGIASTGEEIGTVRTARRLFRLADAAQYRAKALRAGRPVVAGREGPHDPVVSLADSPPATSGGERRHIRGSHPPPST from the coding sequence ATGGTGGAAGGTACCGCTGACCTGCGGCTGCGTGCCGTCGTCGAGCTGGCTCAGGCCCTCGCGGCGGCGCAGACCCCGCGTGCCGCGGCCCGCGCGGGCGCCCGGCGGGCGCGGCTGGCGATGGCCGGGTCGTTCGCGGCGATCTCCGCGTGGGAACGGGAGACGGGACGGCTGCGGGTACTGGTGAACGACGGCGACCTCGCCCCCGGGGAGGAGCCGGAACCGGACGACGAGTCGTACTCGGTCCACGACTTCCCGGAGATCGCCGAGTTCCTGCACGGCACCTGGGCGGGCGGCGGCGAGCCGCACGCGTGGGTGGAGAACTCCGTGGACAACGGCGGCTCCCCCGGCGGCGGCAGCTGGGGGCGGGCGGCGGCACTCCGCCGCCGGGGGCGCGGAAGCTGCGTGGTGGCGCCCGTGCTCCTGCACGGACGGGCCTGGGGCGAGCTCTACATCGCCCGGCGGATCGGGGAACGGCCGTTCGACCGGGCCGACGCGGACTTCGCGACGGTTCTCGCGGCGCTGGTCTCCTCCGGGATCGCGCAGACCGAACGCCTCGCCGAGGTGCAGCGGCTCGCCTTCACCGACCAGCTGACGGGCCTGGGCAACCGCCGCGCCGTCGACGCCCGCCTCGACGAGGCGCTGGAACGGCACCGCGAGCACGGCACGGTGGTCACCCTGGTGGTCTGCGACCTCAACGGGTTGAAGAAGGTCAACGACCGCTTCGGGCACGCCGTGGGCGACCGGCTGCTGGAACGGTTCGGATCGCTGCTGTCGCTGTGCGGTGCCACCCTCCCGGGGAGTCTGGCCGCCAGGCTCGGCGGCGACGAGTTCTGCCTGCTGGCGGTGGGTCTCGACCCCGACGAGGTGGTCCGGGCGGCGGAGGAGCTGTGCGCCCGGGCGGCGGAGCTGGAGGTGGGCGAAGGGGTGGCCTGCGGGATCGCCTCCACTGGTGAGGAGATCGGGACGGTGCGGACCGCACGGCGGCTGTTCCGTCTCGCGGACGCGGCGCAGTACCGGGCGAAGGCGCTGCGCGCCGGCCGTCCCGTGGTGGCGGGGCGCGAGGGCCCGCACGACCCCGTGGTCAGCCTCGCGGACTCCCCTCCCGCCACGTCGGGGGGCGAACGCCGCCACATCCGCGGCTCCCACCCCCCGCCCAGCACCTGA
- a CDS encoding L,D-transpeptidase translates to MTSPETGNAPKPDHNDARRPRRALRRGTLAALAVVAGGTAVLTACGHGGSGVAGAEKAAATSSPTSTPSSTPASTTATTQAREDAKAVDQAKQASAAKITITPKSGSTGVAVSKTAKVTVTGGKLTSVTMKAVSSGHTVAGTISADGRTWQPKASLGYGLQFKVSATAKDSQGRQATAQSTFATKAQSGSFVGYFTPEDGSTVGVGMPVSIKFSKAISTADRAAVQSGISVQSSSGQQVVGHWFSSTRLDLRPQSYWQAGSHVTLGLHLKGVKGAPGVYGVQNKTVSFDVGRSQVSTVDAQTHMMTVVRDGQVIRTVPVSAGGTGHTTYNGQMVIEEKDLSTRMNGATVGFTDSDGKGEYDIPDVPHAMRLSDSGTFIHGNYWSDKSVFGTTNTSHGCIGLSDTKGGKDDTTDAAWFYDNSLIGDVVTVVNSPDKTIQPDNGLNGWNMSWSQWVAGSAV, encoded by the coding sequence GTGACGTCGCCCGAGACCGGAAACGCCCCCAAGCCCGACCACAACGACGCCCGCCGCCCCCGCCGCGCTCTGCGCCGCGGCACCCTCGCCGCCCTCGCGGTGGTGGCCGGCGGCACCGCGGTGCTGACCGCGTGCGGCCACGGCGGGAGCGGCGTGGCCGGTGCCGAGAAGGCGGCGGCCACCAGCTCCCCCACCAGTACCCCGAGCAGCACGCCCGCCAGCACCACGGCGACCACCCAGGCCCGTGAGGACGCCAAGGCGGTCGACCAGGCCAAGCAGGCCTCGGCGGCGAAGATCACCATCACGCCGAAGTCGGGCAGCACCGGCGTCGCGGTCTCGAAGACGGCGAAGGTCACCGTCACCGGCGGCAAGCTGACCTCGGTCACGATGAAGGCCGTCTCCTCGGGCCACACGGTGGCCGGCACCATATCCGCCGACGGCCGCACCTGGCAGCCCAAGGCGTCGCTCGGCTACGGGCTCCAGTTCAAGGTCAGCGCGACCGCCAAGGACTCGCAGGGCCGGCAGGCCACCGCGCAGTCCACGTTCGCCACCAAGGCGCAGTCCGGCAGCTTCGTCGGCTACTTCACGCCCGAGGACGGTTCCACCGTCGGCGTCGGCATGCCGGTGTCGATCAAGTTCAGCAAGGCGATATCCACCGCGGACCGGGCCGCCGTCCAGAGCGGCATCAGCGTCCAGTCCAGCAGCGGCCAGCAGGTGGTCGGCCACTGGTTCAGCTCCACCCGGCTCGACCTGCGCCCGCAGTCCTACTGGCAGGCCGGCTCGCACGTCACCCTGGGCCTGCACCTCAAGGGTGTGAAGGGCGCGCCCGGCGTGTACGGCGTGCAGAACAAGACCGTCAGCTTCGACGTCGGCCGCTCGCAGGTCTCCACCGTCGACGCCCAGACGCACATGATGACCGTGGTCCGTGACGGCCAGGTCATCCGCACCGTCCCGGTCTCCGCCGGCGGTACGGGCCACACCACGTACAACGGCCAGATGGTGATCGAGGAGAAGGACCTCTCCACCCGGATGAACGGGGCCACCGTCGGGTTCACCGACTCCGACGGCAAGGGCGAGTACGACATCCCCGACGTCCCGCACGCCATGCGGCTGAGCGACTCCGGCACGTTCATCCACGGCAACTACTGGTCCGACAAGTCCGTCTTCGGCACCACCAACACCAGCCACGGCTGCATCGGGCTGAGCGACACCAAGGGCGGCAAGGACGACACCACCGACGCGGCCTGGTTCTACGACAACTCCCTGATCGGAGACGTTGTCACCGTCGTCAACTCGCCGGACAAGACGATCCAGCCGGACAACGGGCTCAACGGATGGAACATGTCCTGGAGCCAGTGGGTGGCCGGCTCGGCCGTCTGA
- a CDS encoding ROK family protein: MVKRNGAQAELRHRNLALVLRALAAGENLTRATIAAEVGLTRATVSTLVDELLAAGLLEERGAQRPGTVGRPGTALALAAAGPAGIGAEVGVDHLAVCVVDLRGDLRCRSECPADNRGRPAAAVLAELAELIGRVAKEAAGMDLRPVGTTVAVPGLVGQDRGTVLRAPNLGWEDVDVATALGPGTTVVENEANLGALAELWLGGHDRLADFVHVSAEIGIGAALIVEGRLFRGARGFAGELGHVPVRPDGPLCSCGAHGCLETFAGEEALLRAAGAGTPRALRTAAAGGDPAAIAALAGAGQALGVALSGAVNLLDPQAVVVGGPLADLAPWLLPGVRAELAARVTDRRWRPQDVVTSRLGRDGVLRGAAYSSVRAVLDDPAAWIHTPER; the protein is encoded by the coding sequence GTGGTCAAACGCAACGGCGCCCAGGCGGAGCTGCGCCACCGCAACCTTGCCCTGGTGCTGCGGGCCCTGGCCGCCGGCGAGAACCTGACCCGGGCGACGATCGCCGCCGAGGTGGGGCTGACCCGGGCGACGGTCTCCACCCTCGTCGACGAGCTGCTCGCCGCGGGGCTGCTGGAGGAGCGCGGAGCCCAGCGCCCCGGCACCGTCGGCCGCCCCGGGACGGCGCTGGCGCTGGCCGCGGCCGGTCCGGCCGGGATCGGCGCCGAGGTCGGCGTCGACCACCTGGCCGTATGCGTCGTCGACCTCCGCGGCGACCTGCGCTGCCGCAGCGAGTGCCCGGCCGACAACCGCGGCCGGCCGGCCGCCGCCGTACTGGCCGAACTGGCCGAACTGATCGGCCGGGTGGCGAAGGAGGCCGCCGGGATGGACCTGCGGCCGGTCGGCACCACCGTGGCCGTCCCCGGGCTGGTGGGCCAGGACAGGGGCACGGTGCTGCGCGCGCCCAACCTGGGCTGGGAGGACGTCGACGTGGCCACCGCCCTCGGGCCGGGCACCACGGTCGTGGAGAACGAGGCCAACCTCGGCGCCCTGGCCGAGCTCTGGCTGGGCGGCCACGACCGGCTCGCCGACTTCGTGCACGTCTCGGCGGAGATCGGTATCGGCGCCGCGCTGATCGTCGAGGGCCGGCTCTTCCGCGGCGCCCGGGGCTTCGCCGGGGAGCTGGGCCACGTTCCGGTCCGCCCCGACGGGCCGCTGTGCTCGTGCGGCGCCCACGGCTGCCTGGAGACCTTCGCCGGCGAGGAGGCGCTGCTGCGCGCGGCCGGCGCGGGCACTCCGCGGGCGCTGCGCACCGCCGCGGCGGGGGGCGACCCGGCCGCGATCGCCGCACTGGCGGGGGCCGGGCAGGCGCTGGGGGTGGCGCTCAGCGGCGCGGTGAACCTGCTGGACCCGCAGGCCGTCGTGGTCGGCGGCCCGCTGGCCGACCTGGCGCCCTGGCTGCTGCCGGGGGTACGCGCCGAGCTGGCCGCCCGGGTCACCGACCGGCGCTGGCGGCCCCAGGACGTGGTGACGTCCCGGCTGGGCCGGGACGGGGTGCTGCGCGGCGCCGCCTACAGCTCCGTACGCGCGGTGCTGGACGACCCGGCCGCCTGGATACACACCCCCGAGCGCTGA
- the xylB gene encoding xylulokinase has protein sequence MATDGQHGQQGPVVLGVDSSTQSTKVLAVDVATGEVLARGQARHTVSTGAGRETDPEVWWEALQEALAQVGPYAQAAEAVSVGGQQHGLVVLDERGRPLRPSLLWNDVRSAPQAQALVEKKGAAWWAERVGSVPGASFTISKWEWLRATEPEVAAAAKAVRLPHDFLTERLSGAGVTDRGDASGTGWWSSRTGGYDEELLAEAGLDPKLLPTVLGPGERAGTVLEGVGVRPGALVGAGTGDNAAAALGLGLTPGQPVLSLGTSGTVYAVARQRPADPSGTVAGFASADGGWLPLACTLNCTLAVDKVAELLGRERNEVEPGGEIAFLPFLDGERTPNLPYASGLLTGLRHDTTPGQILQGAYDGAVYALLAALDLVLGVDGDAASADEPILLIGGGARGAAWLETVRRLSGRPVRVPAASELVALGAAVQAASLLTGEEPAAIAGRWHTSDGPLHPAVARDDAALARLGAALPLLGG, from the coding sequence ATGGCGACAGACGGGCAGCACGGTCAGCAGGGGCCGGTCGTGCTCGGCGTGGACAGCTCCACCCAGTCCACGAAGGTGCTGGCGGTCGACGTGGCCACCGGCGAGGTGCTGGCCCGCGGCCAGGCCCGGCACACGGTGAGCACCGGCGCGGGCCGGGAGACCGACCCCGAGGTGTGGTGGGAGGCGCTGCAGGAGGCCCTCGCCCAGGTCGGCCCGTACGCGCAGGCCGCCGAGGCGGTCTCGGTCGGCGGCCAGCAGCACGGCCTGGTGGTCCTCGACGAGCGGGGCCGTCCGCTGCGGCCCTCACTGCTGTGGAACGACGTGCGCTCCGCCCCGCAGGCGCAGGCGCTGGTCGAGAAGAAGGGCGCCGCCTGGTGGGCCGAGCGGGTCGGCTCGGTGCCGGGCGCGAGCTTCACCATCTCCAAGTGGGAGTGGCTGCGCGCCACCGAGCCCGAGGTGGCCGCCGCCGCGAAGGCGGTACGGCTGCCGCACGACTTCCTCACCGAGCGGCTGAGCGGCGCGGGCGTCACGGACCGCGGCGACGCCTCCGGCACCGGCTGGTGGTCCTCGCGGACCGGCGGGTACGACGAGGAGCTGCTCGCCGAGGCCGGCCTCGACCCGAAGCTGCTGCCTACGGTCCTCGGCCCCGGCGAGCGGGCCGGCACTGTACTGGAGGGCGTCGGTGTCCGTCCGGGCGCGCTGGTCGGCGCCGGCACCGGCGACAACGCCGCCGCCGCCCTCGGCCTCGGCCTCACCCCGGGGCAGCCGGTGCTGAGCCTGGGCACCTCCGGCACCGTCTACGCGGTCGCGCGGCAGCGGCCGGCCGACCCGTCCGGCACCGTCGCCGGGTTCGCCTCCGCCGACGGCGGCTGGCTGCCGCTGGCCTGCACCCTCAACTGCACCCTCGCCGTGGACAAGGTGGCCGAGCTGCTGGGCCGGGAGCGCAACGAGGTGGAGCCGGGCGGCGAGATCGCCTTCCTGCCGTTCCTCGACGGCGAGCGCACCCCCAACCTGCCCTACGCCTCCGGGCTGCTGACCGGCCTGCGGCACGACACCACCCCGGGCCAGATCCTCCAGGGTGCCTACGACGGCGCCGTCTACGCGCTGCTCGCGGCACTGGACCTGGTGCTCGGCGTGGACGGCGACGCCGCTTCGGCGGACGAACCGATCCTGCTCATCGGCGGCGGCGCACGCGGCGCCGCCTGGCTGGAGACGGTGCGCCGGCTCTCCGGCCGCCCGGTGCGGGTGCCGGCCGCCTCGGAACTGGTCGCGCTGGGCGCGGCGGTGCAGGCGGCGTCGCTGCTCACCGGCGAGGAGCCGGCGGCCATCGCCGGCCGCTGGCACACCAGCGACGGCCCGCTGCACCCGGCGGTGGCACGGGACGACGCGGCGCTGGCCCGGCTCGGCGCCGCGCTGCCGCTGCTCGGCGGCTGA
- the xylA gene encoding xylose isomerase: MTTETNLTPKPEHKFTFGLWTVGWQGRDPFGDATRPALDPVESVNKLAELGAAGVTFHDDDLIPFGSSDAEREAIVKRFREALDATGLTVPMATTNLFTHPVFKDGGFTSNDREVRRFALRKVIRNIDLAVELGAKTYVAWGGREGAESGAAKDIRVALDRMKEAFDLLGEYVTEQGYDLRFAVEPKPNEPRGDILLPTIGHALAFINSLERPELVGVNPEVGHEQMAGLNFPHGIAQALWHGKLFHIDLNGQTGIKYDQDLRFGAGNLREAFWLVDLLESSDYEGPRHFDFKPPRTEDFDGVWASAAGCMRNYLILKERSAAFRADPAVQEALRASKLDQLAQPTLGAGETLADLLADRSAYEDFDADAVAERGMAFEALDQLAMDHLLGVR; the protein is encoded by the coding sequence ATGACTACCGAGACGAACCTCACCCCCAAGCCCGAGCACAAGTTCACGTTCGGCCTGTGGACGGTCGGCTGGCAGGGCCGTGACCCGTTCGGTGACGCCACCCGCCCGGCGCTGGACCCGGTCGAGTCGGTCAACAAGCTCGCCGAGCTCGGTGCCGCCGGTGTCACCTTCCACGACGACGACCTGATCCCGTTCGGGTCGTCCGACGCCGAGCGCGAGGCCATCGTCAAGCGCTTCCGCGAGGCGCTGGACGCCACCGGCCTCACCGTGCCGATGGCCACCACCAACCTCTTCACCCACCCCGTCTTCAAGGACGGCGGCTTCACCTCCAACGACCGCGAGGTGCGCCGCTTCGCGCTGCGCAAGGTCATCCGCAACATCGACCTCGCCGTCGAGCTGGGTGCCAAGACCTACGTCGCCTGGGGCGGCCGCGAGGGCGCCGAGTCCGGTGCCGCCAAGGACATCCGCGTCGCCCTGGACCGGATGAAGGAGGCGTTCGACCTCCTCGGCGAGTACGTCACCGAGCAGGGCTACGACCTGCGCTTCGCCGTCGAGCCGAAGCCGAACGAGCCCCGCGGCGACATCCTCCTGCCGACCATCGGCCACGCGCTGGCGTTCATCAACTCGCTGGAGCGCCCCGAGCTGGTCGGCGTCAACCCCGAGGTCGGCCACGAGCAGATGGCCGGGCTGAACTTCCCGCACGGCATCGCCCAGGCGCTGTGGCACGGCAAGCTCTTCCACATCGACCTCAACGGCCAGACCGGCATCAAGTACGACCAGGACCTGCGCTTCGGCGCCGGCAACCTGCGCGAGGCGTTCTGGCTGGTGGACCTGCTGGAGTCCTCCGACTACGAGGGCCCGCGCCACTTCGACTTCAAGCCGCCGCGCACCGAGGACTTCGACGGCGTGTGGGCGTCGGCCGCCGGCTGCATGCGCAACTACCTGATCCTCAAGGAGCGCTCCGCCGCGTTCCGCGCCGACCCGGCCGTCCAGGAGGCGCTGCGCGCGTCCAAGCTGGACCAGCTCGCCCAGCCGACCCTCGGCGCCGGCGAGACGCTGGCCGACCTGCTGGCCGACCGCAGCGCGTACGAGGACTTCGACGCCGACGCCGTCGCCGAGCGCGGCATGGCCTTCGAGGCGCTGGACCAGCTGGCGATGGACCACCTGCTCGGCGTCCGCTGA
- a CDS encoding ABC transporter permease gives MFFTCLRRELRRRHRAALVVALGLALGIGLVITVNAVSSGMGQAQDSVLKSLYGIGTDMTVTKAQAASGSGSATPPKFNFDADSSGKTQSSDRVMVQGFQSLSSSVVGTVGKQTGVANAVGGLNLQVLQINGSFKQGQFKQSQSSGSGSGSGGGFGQGGGSAPPQGEVRGGGAQFDANNYTVYGVDTTNLGLGPMASSKITSGTTFTSADSDAKVVVADSAYAKTKSLKVGSTVTIKSVKYKVIGIATADSGDASANLYIPLKQAQTLASATGKVTTIYVKATSSQKIDTVKSEIQKNISGTTVTTSADLASTVSGSLSTASSLATNVGKWLSIAVLIVAFLVAGLLTSSAVSRRVREFGTLKALGWKSGRVTRQVMGEALVNGLIGGVLGIALGLVGAYVVTAVSPTLSAQLGSSSGSTGGGMGGPGGSGGPGGGGFGGGARQAASKTLDVALTAPVHAGTIALAVALAIGGGLVAGGFGGWRASRLRPADALRRVA, from the coding sequence ATGTTCTTCACCTGTCTCCGGCGCGAGCTGCGCCGCCGGCACCGGGCGGCCCTCGTCGTCGCGCTGGGCCTCGCGCTCGGCATCGGGCTCGTCATCACCGTGAACGCGGTCTCCAGCGGCATGGGCCAGGCCCAGGACTCCGTCCTGAAGTCGCTCTACGGGATCGGGACCGACATGACGGTCACCAAGGCCCAGGCCGCGTCGGGTTCCGGCTCCGCGACCCCGCCCAAGTTCAACTTCGACGCCGACAGCAGCGGCAAGACCCAGAGCAGCGACCGGGTCATGGTCCAGGGCTTCCAGAGCCTGTCCTCCTCGGTCGTCGGCACCGTCGGCAAGCAGACCGGTGTCGCCAACGCCGTCGGCGGGCTCAACCTCCAGGTGCTCCAGATCAACGGCTCCTTCAAGCAGGGCCAGTTCAAGCAGAGCCAGTCCAGCGGCTCGGGCTCCGGCTCGGGCGGCGGCTTCGGGCAGGGCGGCGGCTCCGCCCCGCCGCAGGGCGAGGTCCGCGGCGGCGGCGCCCAGTTCGACGCCAACAACTACACGGTCTACGGCGTGGACACCACCAACCTCGGGCTCGGCCCGATGGCCTCGTCCAAGATCACCTCGGGTACCACCTTCACCTCGGCGGACAGTGACGCCAAGGTGGTCGTGGCCGACTCCGCCTACGCCAAGACCAAGAGCCTGAAGGTCGGCTCCACCGTCACCATCAAGAGCGTCAAGTACAAGGTCATCGGCATCGCCACCGCCGACAGCGGCGACGCGTCCGCCAACCTCTACATCCCGCTCAAGCAGGCCCAGACGCTGGCCTCGGCCACCGGCAAGGTGACCACCATCTACGTCAAGGCGACCAGCTCGCAGAAGATCGACACGGTCAAGTCCGAGATCCAGAAGAACATCTCCGGCACCACCGTGACGACCTCGGCCGACCTGGCCTCCACCGTCTCCGGTTCGCTGTCGACCGCGTCCTCGCTCGCCACGAACGTCGGCAAGTGGCTGTCGATCGCTGTGCTCATCGTCGCGTTCCTCGTCGCCGGCCTGCTCACCTCCTCGGCGGTCAGCCGGCGCGTGCGGGAGTTCGGCACGCTCAAGGCGCTGGGCTGGAAGAGCGGCCGCGTCACCCGCCAGGTGATGGGCGAGGCGCTGGTCAACGGACTGATCGGCGGCGTCCTCGGCATCGCCCTGGGCCTGGTCGGCGCCTACGTGGTCACCGCCGTCAGCCCCACCCTCAGCGCCCAACTCGGCAGCTCGTCCGGCAGCACCGGCGGCGGCATGGGCGGCCCCGGCGGCTCGGGCGGCCCCGGTGGCGGCGGCTTCGGCGGCGGCGCCCGGCAGGCCGCGTCGAAGACCCTCGACGTCGCGCTGACCGCGCCGGTCCACGCCGGCACCATCGCGCTCGCGGTCGCCCTCGCCATCGGCGGCGGCCTGGTGGCCGGCGGCTTCGGCGGCTGGCGTGCCTCCCGGCTGCGGCCCGCCGACGCGCTGCGCCGCGTCGCCTGA
- a CDS encoding ABC transporter ATP-binding protein: MYKLTGLTKRYQRGKETVHALRGIDLTVNDGDQLVIQGPTGGGKSTLLQMLGALDRPTGGSIELDGTDLAKLSEARLTKVRAEHIGFVFQSFNLVPTLSAQENVETALVPMGLKPAKRRERAAEALDSVGLGERLGHLPAELSGGQQQRVAIARALVKEPKVLLADEPTGNLDEGTRDDIMALLEGLWRDRGLTFVMVTHDSAIARRAPRLATIRQGNLTIREKAAPTK, encoded by the coding sequence ATGTACAAGCTCACCGGCCTCACCAAGCGCTACCAGCGCGGCAAGGAGACCGTGCACGCCCTGCGGGGCATCGACCTCACCGTCAACGACGGCGACCAGCTCGTCATCCAGGGCCCGACCGGCGGCGGCAAGTCCACGCTGCTCCAGATGCTCGGCGCCCTGGACCGGCCGACCGGGGGCTCGATCGAGCTCGACGGCACCGACCTGGCCAAGCTCAGCGAGGCCCGGCTCACCAAGGTGCGGGCCGAGCACATCGGCTTCGTCTTCCAGAGCTTCAACCTCGTGCCGACGCTGTCCGCGCAGGAGAACGTCGAGACCGCGCTCGTCCCGATGGGCCTCAAGCCCGCGAAGCGGCGCGAGCGGGCGGCCGAGGCGCTGGACTCGGTCGGCCTCGGCGAGCGGCTCGGCCACCTGCCGGCCGAGCTCTCCGGCGGCCAGCAGCAGCGCGTGGCCATCGCCCGTGCGCTGGTCAAGGAGCCCAAGGTGCTGCTCGCGGACGAGCCGACCGGCAACCTCGACGAGGGCACCCGCGACGACATCATGGCCCTGCTCGAAGGGCTCTGGCGGGACCGCGGGCTGACCTTCGTGATGGTCACCCACGACTCGGCCATCGCCCGCCGTGCCCCCCGCCTGGCGACGATCCGTCAGGGCAACCTGACCATCCGCGAGAAGGCCGCCCCGACCAAGTGA